In Gadus morhua chromosome 9, gadMor3.0, whole genome shotgun sequence, the sequence ctccccttgCCCCCCAGGATGTGGTGCTGACCAGCGGCTGCAGCCAGGCCATTGAGCTGTGCATCAGCGTGCTGAGTAACCCGGGAGACAACATCCTGATCCCCTGTCCGGGCTTCTCCCTCTACAAGACCATCGCTCTGTCCATCGGGGTCCAAGTGAAACTGTATAACCTGCTGGTGAGCAGAGGGTCTGcccgtcaaacacacacacacacacagacacacacagacacacagacacacacacacacacacacgcacacgcacacgcacacacacgcacacacagatctgtTCTGTGCAGTAGTTACAGAGCCAGTCCAACCGAGCTCGGATTGCTGAGCTACTCACCAGGCTTGCCTTGTGGTCATAAGCTTTCCAGTTACTCTGATAATGGGAAGCAGATTTTGtagacacacatcacacaatcAGGGTTCCTGCAGCACAAGTAAGCGAGCTCTGCTGCTCAACAAACCTTGTCCTAGGCAGATGTTCTTACACCATAAAGTTAAGCACCTCAAACACTCAAGCCACTGTGATGTTGTTCTAATAAATGTTAAAACATAGCACATAAACCGAGAACAACGTTATCATTATGGGGGTGACAGGTACACACCTTTATACGCTTAGCCAACTACCCAGATTTAGGGTTGGACTAATCTCTGATACACCAGTCTTTCTATGTTGtggcagaacttctgggggagAAGGCAAAGAGCCTGAATCAGAAAACTAAAATGACAAGGGGCAGAGTTATGACTTGTCTGCAGTTTCGTTTTGGAGATTACTAACAGAGGAAAATCATTTGAGCGAGAGGATGAGGCTTTCCAAAGGGGAAGCATATTTCTTGAGGCGGTggtgatttgaaacctttattGATACTTTTTTACAGTTTACTACTGCTGGCAGAGTTTTTGTACAAATCTTTGcatccagcaacatgattggtcgaaaacaAATATGAATCGAAAGCAAAGAAAAGTCGATATTAATCCACAGTCTAGGGTAAGACATACCCTGGGCAGAATAGGGGCAGGAGGGGTGCGGAAGGATTCGTGGTTTAATCCCCAATGCTAGCGGCCTACCCAAAGGTATCTATGCCTAACCCGGAGCTGATCCCTGAATGCCCGAATCGGGTGTCTCCTTCACGATTACTATGACGATTATTatcatcaaataaaaaacaaatgtaatgCCTCGTTGGGGATGCCTTGCTGCCTTTGCAGCCGGAGAGGTCATGGGAAGTGGACTTGGAGCACCTGGAGAGTCTTGTGGATGAACAAACGACCTGTCTGGTCCTCACCAACCCCTCCAACCCCTGCGGCTCTGTCTTCAGCAAGGAGCACCTGGAGGGCATCCTAAAAGGTAagctcattaataatgaatgataATGATACTGATAATGATAATGCCCATAATGTCGAATGGATCAGATTGACCCCTTCTTGAACCCAGTTTATACCAGGTGAGCCAGCACCTGGTAATGGCCGAATCATGGCCCCCGTGCACGGTTCCTATGCCTAGTTATTGTGAAGAGGGCTGCGATGACATCATTTCTTGTTCACGCCGGCCCGCACATCCCACACACGGGAACTATAAATCAGCCTTCAGAGCATCAGAAGCATGTTGACCTGAACACTGCACATTGTAACTGCCCTATTCAATGACCTGGGCTCATGTGTGGATTTAAATGGAtggattgttgttgttatggttgaCTGCATATCACTGTTTTAACCTGACATCATTTCTGATGTATTTTGCTCCCAGTGGCTTCAAAACACTGCCTACCGATCCTGGCTGACGAAATATACGGAGACATGGTAAGACAACATTCAAAACAACTTGACTCGGTGGTGGAAATGACCATGAATACATTCACACATATGCATCCATGCATTTACCCACTGAAGAAAGAGGGGATAGCTCATCcgttttgtgttttcttctgcTGTAAAGGGGTCTGTTTTGGGCTCTGTACAATGCATGATTTCATTTGTGTTGGCTGTTTGCGGATTTAAtggcaagaaaaaaatattatataacaTATTTGAACCATGAATGTGGTAACAATTTTCTCAACAAATGTCGACTCCCATCACTTGGAGCTCTATGTGAGAGTGAGTGGAATGCTCTTTCGGGGTTGTTGAGTTTGTTTGCCCAACCACCCATCCCCCAGCTCCCCTTGCCTGTCCAACGGGGTCCGATCACGATGACTTTGCACTCTTTTGGTCCCAGGTGTTTGCAATTAATGTTGAGTTTTGGACcaaaagagggaggggcttgTGGGGTATCCATATAGACGAAAAGTAGAAATATAGAGTGATGGAGGAATGGCCAGGCCCTCAGCTTAGAAGATGATTGATCATCTTTGGGGGTGGGGAGACTTCAGGGGCCCACGAGTGCGCGGACTGGCTCCTCTGGGAGAACCCACTCAGACCCAATACGAGGAGGGTCTTGTtacttccccctctccctagtCCTCTGTTAGCCAGGACGGTGCAGAGCCAATCAGAACTGGGGCGGATCCCTATGTCTGGAGATTCTTAGCTCTGGTTTTAATGAAAGCCAGAAAGCATATTCAGTGGGCCAGCAACCGTGTCAAAGCTCTGCTAGCTCTCGCTACCGCTAGGCTGGGCTCCTTTGGCCATCATCACACTCACTTCCACATTTCTCTTTCTATTTTTCTCTGCTGGTTCTCTGTTGCACATGGTTGAATTAATGCATACGTAGACTATAGCCTTTTAGTCCTTGTATTATTGGTTCTAGgaacacaaaacattattaatatcataaagataaaaataaaacaaagtttGACTTCGAAAACAAAGTTAGAACCATAACAGGGCTGCCTACATGTTAAAATAACAGATAGAAAGAATCAGACCACCATATCTAACCTCCAAGTTGTGGTGTACTGAAATGTTTCCTACAGCCCAGTGTGCCACTCTGAGCTGCCACATAAACCCATCTCCACCTTCTTGCTTGACCGCTCCTGCCCAGGTTTTCCCAGGATGCACATACACCTCCCTGGCGACGCTGAGCAGTGACGTGCCCATCCTGTCCTGTGGCGGTCTGGCCAAGCGCTGGCTTGTGCCCGGCTGGAGGATGGGTTGGATCCTTATCCACGACCGTAGAGACGTCTTCGGCTCAGAGGTGCGTTCGTTCGTCCTCCATAGGCTCTGGTCTGCAATCAATCACCTCATTAGAGTTTGTCATGAAGTACGCTGACTGCTTTAGTCTCACTCTCAGATCAATCTTGTATGATGTTAAATTCATTATTAAGATTACACTTAAACCTCAGAACAAACGAGGGAGCATTCAAAGAGGTCAATTGTAACAGAAGATGGCGGGATTTTACCAATAGAACATTTGTGGTCATATGTTGGCCAATGAATGCTATTGAAAAGGTGAAGGGGTGAACCCCTAGCTTCTCATTCACATGGATTTCATGAGGTGATCTCGTTCCCAGATCAGAAAGGGCCTGGTGAAGCTGACCCAGCTGATCCTGGGAGCTTGCACTCTAGTCCAGGGGGCGCTAGAGAGCATCCTACAAAACACGCCGCAGCACTTCTATGACAGCACCACGAGCTTCCTCAAGGtacatccccaccaccaccaccaccaccaccaccaccaccaccaccaccaccaacacaaccaccaccaccaacacaaccaccaccaccaacacaaccaccaccaccaccaccaccaccaacacaaccaccaccaccaacacaaccaccaccacaaccaccacaaccagcaccaccaccaccacaaccagcaccaccaccaccaccaccaccacctccaccacaaccagcaccaccaccagcaccactaacaccaccaccaccaccacctccaccacaaccaccaccacaaccagcgCGACCCTCGCCGCTGAGAAGGACTGTGTGCATCAACTTAAGCATAGACAGTTCATATCAAGAGGAGTCTTGTTTGTTAGGATTGTTAGAAATGGGTGCAGATCAGCAGAGAGAAGGCACTCATCCCCCTACATGATGTActaataatgaaaaataaaacaaaataaataataatatactaATATGTAGGAATTCATGTTCTACAACGCTCTACATTCTTCTGTTGAGGGTCTTATTGGTCTTAGAACACAGCCTTCTAACCTAAGTACTTTAGGTCATATGAGTGACCTATGTTGAACTAGTTGGGCTGGATTTGGAGTGTGTGTACTGGAAACAAAAGATGTGATTATATTGAcgatgccctcctcctcctcctcctcctcctccttcctcatgCAGGCCAACGCGGAGATCTGCTTCAAGGAGCTGTCCACCGTCCCCGGCCTCACCCCAATCATGCCCTCCGGAGCCATGTACTTCATGGTCGGTAGTACGCTGGGACCCTGCCCTTTTTGGCAGTGTACACTGTGTGTCCAGAAAAGCAAACACATGCAGCTCATGCAGCACAATTACCATTacaatcagggcatttagcagacgctttcatccaaagcgactcagaTCGGTCAGCACGGTCTAAAGTGTGCCTATTGACCTGCAGGTGGGCATAGATATCGACCACTTCCCGGGGATGAAGAACGACGTGGAGTTCACAGAGCGCCTGGTGACAGAGCAGTCCGTCTTCTGTCTACCCACCTCTGTAAATATTGCTTTCTTATTCCCGCCGTCGATTCGTTCAACCAGATCCATCCCTTCCTCcagccgtccatccatccaactACCCCTGGTTTTATAGTCGATAAGGAAGAGTACCACGATAAGGATAACACGTTGATTCTGTTTCAGGCATTTGATTATCCAAACTTCTTCCGCATCGTGGTGACGGTACCGGAGAAGTTGATGGTGGAGGCGTGCGTTCGCATCCGCCTGTTCTGCCAGCAGCACTACCTGCCGCACAGGGCGGACAGCAGCGAGCTGGACCAATGAGAGCGCTGCAGCTTTAGAGAGAGGAGGTATTTAAGAGTGAAGCCACCACGAGGGACTTCACTCCGTTTGTCAAAGTCTGTTAAAGAATGTCAGGTTACGTCAGGCCCCGCTGCAGCAAGCAAATGTTGAAGATGTTTTGTGGCCAGCTTCAACTATCATGATGTAAAttgcatatttatattttgtacagGCAATTTATTTTAACCTATACTTGATTGCTTGTTGGTATATTTTGTTAAGCAGTTGGTTTTTattaaatatagtatatatattatcttatatatGAATGCAAGacaattaattcattaattctaTATTGTTTTAAAGGATGGATAAATTATATTTGATGTGGTACACAAGAGTTTCCCAACTGGGGGTACGTGAGGAGGTTGATTTTACTTTGTTATTCCCTCAAAACCAATAATATTTGTTGAATTAGTTAAATATTTAGGTAGATTGGATGTTGATGAATAAAGTTCAGACCATGAATATAAGTTAACCTGCCTGGGCTATTACTACTAGCAGTTAAATTACCAACCAAGTAAAATTACTTGAATCAACTAAAGTTGGTTCTCTCAGATTTAGacaaacacagaagcacactcacaaacacacacacacacacacacacacacacacacacacacacacacacacacacacacacacacacacacacacacacacacacacacacacacacacacacacacacacacattcacacacacacatacacatacacacacacacacacacacacacacacacacactcaaagcttGTTTTTCTCCCTGCAGACACATGGTATGCATTATATTGCAGTCACTTTAACTATTGAGTCTACCAACCGTTACCTCCatatggtggaggaggggccaaATACCCAATGTAAACGTATCTTTGCCGATCACTGttgatttattttgaaatagGATCCTTTGATACTGAGTGTGGTTTGCTTGTCCCGAAGAATTTAAATCCTGAAGATAAGATGATAATACAAGAAAATTCAAGATTATAGAAAATGAAacaacataatatataataagatACAGTATTATTTCTTATATTCAGGCACTGAGTAGTGCAATACTTTTCAATgtcaaaaaatacattttttaaagatATGCACATAATATAGCCTTAGTTAATCTATGTTCTCTTGGCCGAATCTTTTAAAAAATACATCGACAATGAAAAATGTGGGCCAATCCAGCTGTTTGCTGataaaagtaaaagaaaaagaggagCCGATTCTGtacaccagccccccctcctgGGACCAACCTGTAGAAGCAGTAGGGCTCCAGGAAAGAGGAAACCTTTTCAATCATTCAGGGCGTTCTTAAGAAGGTCCAAATGAGCCTTGTGGACTTTGTGGTCTTTATTTTGATGAAAAGGTCATTGACCCTAAAAAATAGCTCGCTAAACAAGACAGAACATGGATCTGCAGATTTGTGTTATTGTTCTGTGGTTATAATACATTTAACTTGATAAAACTTTCCAGTCTTGATTGCTCATTAAAGCTATATTATATTGTACatgcttgaatgtgtgtgtgtgtgtgtgtgtgtgtgtgtgtgtgtgtgtgtgtgtgtgtgtgtgtgtgtgtgtgtgttagtgggtgcgtgcgtgtgtgtgtctctgtgtgttttttagtttgtgtgtaagtgtttgcgtgtgtgtctgtgttcgtgtgtgtttttgcgtgtgtgtgtttgtgtgtgtatgtttgtgtgtgtgtgagtgcgtgcgtgtatgcatgtgtgtacgtgagagtgtgtgagagtgtgtgggtgtgtgtgtttgtgcgtgagtgcctgacagtgtgtaggtgtgtgtgtatcagacccctatgaattttttttttccaccataGGCTTTGCCTCTGTAGGTGCAGTGTGTACACCTAAATACAAAGTGGTGAGGTGCTTGGATTTGTGAAATCATTAACCCCATgagagataaaaaaaagggaAGTTGACGGGGGAGGGGAGTAGTCCTTAGAGAGAGCAGCGAGAGAgtgacggacagagagacaccgGGAACATAAGGAAGTAAAGGCCCTGACTGAGAGAAAAAGATAAACGACAAACGACAACAACACAATTCAATGTGCAGTCTAGGGTTTTTCATTTAGACTGTTTGAGCTAAGTGGACTGAAAGGTGAACTGGAGGCCTGGTCTGTGAGTCCTCAAGGTCTGTTGTGTTCCTGCGACCCCGCCGGCCTGCTAGTTCAAACACGACCCACATGGAAGAGCAGGACGCACGGGTGGCAAGGATCCTAGAGCTCAACGACGGAAGGCGCATGCCCATATTGGGCCTGGGCACGTGGAAGGTAGTCCACGCACACTATTTACCCTTTTGCTTCACTTCTGCATTTTTACCTCGTTTTGAGCGATAGGATCTATCTAGCTCTTGATGTTTGTCCTTTTaccctctctgccctctctctctctctctctctctctctccgccctctctctctctccgccctctctccctctctctctctctctctctctccgccctctctctctctctctctctctctctctctctctctctctctctctctctctctctctctctctctctctctctctcttactgcaAGAGGGTGACTCTTTGCTGATATAACAATTCTAACAATTCTACTTTCTCTAGGTCACATTGTGACAATAACTGTGTTAGATTGGAGGTACTTTGCAGTGGTAGGAAGGGGAACTGAACTATTTGGAGGATATGAGGCTCAGAGTCAACAAAATACACCAAAGTGTGTTGCATGCGCAGCAGAACCTCTCTTCGTTCAGAGGACACAATCTTCTTTACTGAAACCTTTGATACAAATGGAGACTTGGACATAGCTTGGTTTTTGAATAAACCAGAGGGATCCAGGTTAGGCCTTTTTAAAAGCAGAAACTGTTACCGTGACGATGATCTGCCTGCGCTCCCTTCCCCATGTCCCTTGGCCTGTTCTCCATCGTgtccctcccagcccccccacctgcCGCGCTCCCCGGCCCAGGCTCAGGCGGCTGTGGAGGCGGGCATCGCGGCGGGCTACCGCCACATCGACACGgcccacaaccaccacaacgAGGTGGACATCGGCCGGGCCCTGCGCTCCAAGATCCAGCAGGGCATCATCAGGAGAGAGGACATGTTTATCACCAGCAAGGTGGGAGCCTGGGGCCGGGGCCACCAGACTTCTGAAACACCCTATGAAAGACCCTGTGCATTCCATTTGAGTTACCCCCCCTACACTTCCTTCCTCCAGCCAGAGACCTTTTAAGTcccaattttgtgtgtgtgtgtgtgtgtgcgtgtgtgtgtgtgtgtgtgtgtttgcagctgTGGCTTACCCATCATGCCCCAGAGGACATCCCTGCCTGCCTTGACCAGTCCCTGGGGGCCCTGCAGCTCGACTACGTGGACCTCTACCTGGTGCATTTCCCTGTAGGCCTGAAGGTCAGGTCAATGTCACATATGGAGAGAACCAATACTCCTTATAGCCACTTCGGTTTGAATTCCGACCTCTTCATTCTCTCTTCACTATCATGTTAAAAAAgcagcctgcccccccccccccccataaaggCATACAATCCCACAACTGTGCATAtcaaataatattatattgtgGGCCCAATGGCTGCTATGAGAAAGATTAACTCATCTAAAATGTAGTTAAGTATAACCTTGTGTCTATCCAGATACTTTGTAAACAGATGTCTGCGAAACTGTAACTTTTCAGAAAGTAGGTGATGAGCTTTTTCCAATGAAAGCTGGGGAGATGCTAACAACTGACATTGACTATCTGGATGTGTGGAGGGTAAGACcactccctccgtctgtccgtctgtccgtctgtccctctggtGCTTTCACCTCCAACCATATCTGAGCGGATGGATTGTGTTAAGTTCTGTGGCTGGGTGCAGGGAATGGAGGCCCTGCAGGCGTGTGGTAAAGCCAAGAGCATCGGTGTGTCCAACTTCAACGTTCTCCAGCTGGAGAGACTCCTTGCTCTGGCTCGGGTCCCGCCCGCTGTCAACCAGGTACCAGCCATCCATTCATGTCCATCAAGGTCCTCATCATCAGTCTACCAAACGTACATTATGTTCATACACACCAAGGCAAAGGCCGATGTGGTTTCTGGTTAAAACTTTTGTAACACTGTAACACTTCTGATCGATGTTATTACCTCACTCTGGGTTCTTAGTGGAAAGGGTTcaaaaactttttattttttgtacaaTTTGTTTTTACAATGATACAAAGAGGCACTATACAGCACAACAAGTGCTGTATAGTGCCTCAAAAACCTTCAGACATCCTCAAATACAAAGGACCTGTCCGTTCTGTGACTAGACAGAGTCTGTCGGACACCCATCATTCATTGGGAGGACATCATGTGATCTTCACCCGCAGGTGGAGCTGCACCCGTACCTGGCCCAGATGGAGTTGGTAGAGTTTTGCAAAGCCAAAAACATCGTCCTTACTGCCTACAGCCCCTTTGGCTCCCCTGAAAGACCCCCGGAACTGTAAGTCTGCATCCCTCCTCCAGGTGTTGGCAGTGGTCACTGGGTTCTTGTTTTAAAGGGTTACATAGGAAGGTTTAGTGCCGCTGTCGGTTGGGTTTAACAAGGGGAGAGGATAACCTCAATTACCCTGTCCTGCAgtcacagaggggagagagatccAGAGAACCTTCTAGAAGACCCGGTCATTAAAGAAATTGCCAGGAAGCACAAACATAGCTCTGCGCAGGTCAGTGAatgtgagtttgtatgtgtatgtgtatttgtgtgctgatgtgtgtgtgtgtgacgtgatgaaaagtatttattttaggACAATTCTTGACTATTTGTAAGTATAGTAAAATTTGATTTAATAGAGCATGACCATGGGAAGACACAGGCAGCTTTATTTACCAAGCACCTTCAATGAGACAATGGATGTACATGATCCTCCTCGGGTGACTCGAACATTGGTAGCACGTGCATCAAAGAGTTTAAAACAAACAAGGACAAAAAGCAGTTCCCATGGTCTGCATCCATTTAGGTGTGGTATAAGGAAACAAAGTTAAACTAAGAAGTGGCTCACGGTCTGGGCTGGGAGCCAAGTCTCTTGGTCAATAGGAATACTGAGTTCCTAAGCTAATCAGCAGTAAAACCAGGAAGGGGGGAAGTTGGGgcagacaatttttttttcttttccaccTAAGGAGTGAGGTGGGGGTCTTTCCTGGGGAAGAGGGCCATCTACTAGGGCGTGTTAGGTCTCGTGGTTGAAGTGTCAGCAGAGGAAGGGAGCTTTCTGTGAGCTTGCAATGAGACTTCATACGAAGGCGTACTTAAGCATAACTATATGGTATAGTACCTTCAATGTTTTATGTGATGTGTCATTCCTATTTTACACCACAGTTAGTATGGGAGACCTGTTGTGTCTGTGGGTGCAGAGGCTTGTTACTTCCCATCGTGTGCGTTTGTCCCAGGTTTTGCTGCGCTACCACGTGCAGCGAGGTATATCAGTCATCCCCAAGAGCGACAGAGCTCATCACATCCTCGAGAACACAAAGGTGACGACTTTCTCCTTGTTCCCGCCTTCATTCTGTGCTTCCTTCTGTCCTAGCGCCATATTTTTCCAGTTTCAACCACTATGGTAGCACTGGTGTCTTCCCCACCCCTTTGCTTTTTTGAGCACATACAGCCAAGACCAGTTCAGCCTCAAGGTGCACAGCGGATCAGTGTTTCTTTGTCCGTTGGCTATATTTCCGCTATTTCCGAGTGTTCATGTTGAAACCAAATTGTGTTTGAGGGATCAATCTTTACTGGTGTTTTTGTAATCAATAAGCCAGAAACATAACcaaagagaattaaaatgaacttcttcaatgttaaaaaatatgaGAAGAGGGAAGCATAAACCATTTTATTTCATAGTGTGACAACGGCCAAGAGAATGTATTGTTGCACGCAGATCTTTGACTTTAGTCTGACGGAGGAGGAATTGGCCGCGCTGAGGGAGCTGGACCGGGGATGGAGAGCTTGTGTCCATGAAGAGTAAGACATTGtgcccatacacacaaatacaaacaaacaaataaataagagaCATCATGTCCAATGGATGTATCTAATTGCTACTTAGGGCTTTGGTAATGAAGACCTTTATGGAAGACGTGTGAGGCCTCATCATAATAACAGGGGTATTGGTCGTGGTGTGCGCTAGCAATGTGCAAAAGTTTGTATGTCAGTGCAGTTAAATAGATTGAGGTGACATTTAAGTGGACCTAACAAATTCCCATGCATTTTTGGTTTTCAGGCTGAAGTCTCATCCTTATTATCCATTTGAATAAGAATGAAAGGgcagagagaagaaagagtggATTAATACCATCTTCATGTTCGTAAAATGGAAACAGACCTTGCAAGGGCTTGAGGTTTTTCCTTAAAACTGTTCATTCAGTGTTGATGATAAAATGATACTGTGAAATGCACTGGCGAAACGTAATACACAGAGATGTGTTGAAATTGTAAAACAAATAacttgaataaaataataaataataaaaaatctttATCCTAGATAAAATGCAAACTAAGTTTCCTATTTGTAGCATCTGCCATGTTAAAAAGCGTTATGTTTTGCAGACAAATCCTATGGTAAACATTATGAAACACGAAGAACTATACTGTGAAATGCACTGCCAAAACATAGAAAACAGATCTGTGTTGAAATTGTAAAAcaaataacttaaaaaaaacactcttccacagaaaaaaaacattatccaTGAAGACAAATCCTTTGGTGAACATTAGGAAACACCAAGAAACAATATTAAATAAAGTGTCATTCCAACCGGGTCATTTTGTAACAGCAGTGTCTTAAATGCTTTTACGTATACGTCGCACATGAGTGGAGGCTTTCTAGTGTGGGAGAATTCACCTTCACTGAACTGAAAACTAGGTCAGATTCAACCGTATTCAACAAGTCAGTCCCACAACACAAAGTGggactcacactcactcatcaTCGAGCCAGCAGGGGGAAGAACGTCACGGCTCTCCTCAGACGGGCTGGGGGGGCCTACGCCCCCACTgtctccccccgccctctcctccctcctcctcatcgtctcTGGGAGCGGCGGAGGGGTGAGGGGCGTTGGCGTTGGCGTcggcggggggaggggcggtggcgttggcggtggcggcggggagaggggcggcggcggtggcgtcggcggtggggggcggcggggggggcctCAGGGTGCAGGCGCAGGCCGAGGCCCCCGCCATCCGCTTGGGCAGCTCGGGACCAGGGGCCCACTGCCCCGTGGCGGGGTCGTACACCTGCGTGGCCCGGGAGAAGGTCATGCTCACCCAGCTGTAGCCGCCCAGCACGTAGACCCGGCCGCCCCACACCGCCAGCCCCGCCTCGCTGACGGGCGCCGGGAGGTCGGCCAGGCGGGACCACTGCCCGCTGGCCGGGTCCAGGGCCTCCACCGCCCCCACGTCCAGCCGGTCGGGGGCGTCCAGCAGGTCGTTGCTGCCCCCGATGACGTAGACGCGGCTGCCCAGCGAGGCCATGCAGTGCCAGCCGCGCGCCTCACCCATGGGCCGGCGCTCCTGCCAGCCGGGGGCCCGGCCGGAGGGGGCCCCCGCGGCCGGGGGGTCGTAGCTCAGCACGTCCCGCCGGTAGGGGCCGATCTGCTGGTCGTAGCCGCCGGAGATGTAGACGGTGCCGTGGTGGACGGTGCCGGCGTGGCCGTAGGtccgcctggggggggggggggggggacagggcggGGCCATGAGTCC encodes:
- the tat gene encoding tyrosine aminotransferase — encoded protein: MTSKSYVVQMNANGVIDSTVVNGADLTDKGARGNGFHQVSVNKGKYPAKVKSRRQRWDVRPSEMANKTCNPIRDIVDGMKLTPNPEKAMIALSIGDPTVFGNLPTDACVLKALKDAVESARYNGYAPSIGYQKSREAVANFYNSSLAPLEAKDVVLTSGCSQAIELCISVLSNPGDNILIPCPGFSLYKTIALSIGVQVKLYNLLPERSWEVDLEHLESLVDEQTTCLVLTNPSNPCGSVFSKEHLEGILKVASKHCLPILADEIYGDMVFPGCTYTSLATLSSDVPILSCGGLAKRWLVPGWRMGWILIHDRRDVFGSEIRKGLVKLTQLILGACTLVQGALESILQNTPQHFYDSTTSFLKANAEICFKELSTVPGLTPIMPSGAMYFMVGIDIDHFPGMKNDVEFTERLVTEQSVFCLPTSAFDYPNFFRIVVTVPEKLMVEACVRIRLFCQQHYLPHRADSSELDQ
- the zgc:56622 gene encoding aldo-keto reductase family 1 member B1, whose translation is MEEQDARVARILELNDGRRMPILGLGTWKPPHLPRSPAQAQAAVEAGIAAGYRHIDTAHNHHNEVDIGRALRSKIQQGIIRREDMFITSKLWLTHHAPEDIPACLDQSLGALQLDYVDLYLVHFPVGLKKVGDELFPMKAGEMLTTDIDYLDVWRGMEALQACGKAKSIGVSNFNVLQLERLLALARVPPAVNQVELHPYLAQMELVEFCKAKNIVLTAYSPFGSPERPPELHRGERDPENLLEDPVIKEIARKHKHSSAQVLLRYHVQRGISVIPKSDRAHHILENTKIFDFSLTEEELAALRELDRGWRACVHEELKSHPYYPFE